A stretch of Meiothermus sp. QL-1 DNA encodes these proteins:
- a CDS encoding thiolase family protein, with protein sequence MKEAVIVSAVRSAVARGKSDGSLATVHPVDLSAAVMKAAVERAGVDPALIEDIQWGCAMPEASQGLNIARLAMLRAGFPVEVTAATINRFCSSGLQSVAYAAQAIMSGMNEVVLAGGVEMMSRVPMSGYHTELHPELTEAYIGMGFTAERVAERWGVSREDQDAWAFRSHQKALEAIARGAFEGQIVPIPVRKVHWKGSKKQVEETLFARDELPRPDTSLERLAQLKPAFKEGGTVTAGNASPYSDGAAALLLMSAEKARELGLRPLARFISFATGGVEPDVMGVGPIKAVPKALAKAGVRLEDLKLIEFNEAFAAQVLAVMRELGMNPEVVNVNGGAIALGHPLGATGAKLTTQLVHELGRRGGGLGMVTMCIGGGMGAAGIFEVYPQA encoded by the coding sequence ATGAAAGAGGCGGTAATTGTCAGTGCAGTTCGCAGCGCGGTTGCGCGCGGCAAGAGCGATGGTTCGCTGGCCACGGTGCACCCCGTGGACCTCTCGGCGGCGGTGATGAAGGCCGCGGTGGAGCGGGCGGGGGTGGACCCGGCCCTCATCGAGGACATCCAGTGGGGTTGTGCCATGCCCGAGGCCAGCCAGGGGCTCAATATAGCCCGGCTGGCCATGCTCCGGGCGGGCTTCCCGGTGGAGGTGACCGCGGCCACCATCAACCGCTTCTGCTCGTCGGGGCTGCAGAGCGTGGCCTATGCCGCCCAGGCCATCATGTCGGGCATGAACGAGGTGGTGCTGGCCGGAGGGGTGGAGATGATGAGCCGGGTGCCCATGTCCGGCTACCACACCGAGCTGCACCCCGAGCTGACCGAGGCCTACATCGGCATGGGCTTCACCGCCGAGCGGGTGGCCGAGCGCTGGGGGGTAAGCCGCGAGGACCAGGACGCCTGGGCCTTCCGCAGCCACCAAAAAGCCCTGGAGGCCATCGCCCGGGGGGCTTTTGAGGGGCAGATTGTACCCATCCCGGTCAGGAAGGTGCACTGGAAGGGGAGCAAGAAGCAGGTGGAGGAGACCCTCTTTGCCAGGGACGAGCTGCCCCGGCCCGACACCTCGCTGGAGCGGCTGGCCCAGCTCAAACCGGCCTTCAAGGAGGGGGGCACGGTGACCGCGGGCAACGCCTCGCCCTACTCCGATGGGGCCGCGGCCCTCCTTTTGATGAGCGCGGAGAAGGCCAGGGAGCTGGGCTTGAGGCCGCTGGCCCGCTTCATCTCCTTCGCCACCGGGGGGGTGGAGCCCGATGTCATGGGGGTGGGCCCGATCAAGGCGGTGCCCAAGGCCCTGGCCAAGGCCGGGGTCAGGCTGGAGGACTTGAAGCTCATCGAGTTCAACGAGGCCTTCGCCGCCCAGGTGCTGGCGGTGATGCGCGAGCTGGGGATGAACCCCGAGGTGGTCAACGTGAACGGGGGGGCCATCGCCCTGGGCCACCCCCTGGGGGCCACCGGGGCCAAGCTCACCACCCAGTTGGTGCACGAGCTGGGCCGGCGCGGGGGTGGGCTGGGCATGGTGACCATGTGCATCGGCGGGGGGATGGGCGCAGCGGGCATCTTCGAGGTCTACCCCCAGGCCTGA
- a CDS encoding 3-hydroxyacyl-CoA dehydrogenase/enoyl-CoA hydratase family protein — translation MRIKKVGVVGSGTMGGAIAALCASAGVPVVLLDLPGKEDRLELVKKGLDRQLKSKPASFMDKSRAALIELGTTEELEKLKDCDWIVEVIIEKPEPKQALFARIEALGTQAIVSSNTSGIPMKTLLEGRGEAFRRRFLGTHFFAPVRYLHLLELIPTPETDPQVLAAMRAFGERILGKGTVICKDAPGFIANRLGVYGMSQAMRLMMEEGLTIDEVDALTGPLVGRPKSATFRTGDISGLDVLKLVSSELAETTGEDFALPAWVEDLIARGHLGEKTGAGFYKKVGKDIYTYDYTTGEYRPQQKLRLDEIAAIKDLPLAERLRRVGELPGKYGAFARKLFLTTAHYALSKAQEIAYDIVSIDRALEWGFAWEQGPFKNMDAVGLDYLRQGFAELGLEEPELLKKAQGSFYKDGQYLGFDGQYHPIPAEEGVIRLAPLKSAGKTLLEGKEYALLDLGDGVALFENRAKMGTWGEGSISGLHKALDWVESNGYAGLVIGHEDPRTFSAGANLALVLMAAQEGAWDDLELATRRFQQTSMRLSRAPFPIVAAPFGLTLGGGAEFSMHASAIQAHAELYMGLVETGVGLLPAGGGTKELLFRFTQELSAYGPEIDLFEGVRRAFQMIMLAQTSTSALEARNMGFLRQGDGISMNRDRLIADAKRRVLFMAPDYVPPPPRRIRALGNQALGNLRYALWQFHEARQASEHDVYIGNQVAYVLCGGDGPPREVSEQDILDLEREGFLKLLGTRKTQERIAHTLKTGKPLRN, via the coding sequence ATGCGAATCAAGAAGGTAGGTGTCGTGGGTTCGGGGACCATGGGCGGAGCCATCGCGGCGCTGTGCGCTTCAGCGGGCGTGCCGGTGGTGCTGCTGGACCTGCCGGGTAAAGAGGACCGGCTCGAGCTGGTCAAAAAAGGCCTGGACCGCCAGCTCAAGAGTAAGCCTGCCAGCTTCATGGACAAAAGCCGGGCAGCCCTGATCGAGCTGGGTACCACCGAAGAGCTGGAGAAGCTCAAGGACTGCGACTGGATTGTGGAGGTGATCATCGAGAAGCCCGAGCCCAAGCAGGCGCTGTTTGCCCGGATTGAGGCCCTGGGCACCCAGGCCATCGTCAGCTCCAACACCTCGGGCATCCCCATGAAAACCCTGCTGGAGGGGCGCGGTGAGGCCTTTCGCAGGCGCTTCTTGGGCACCCACTTCTTCGCCCCGGTGCGCTACCTGCACCTTTTAGAGCTCATCCCCACCCCCGAGACCGACCCCCAGGTGCTGGCGGCCATGCGCGCTTTCGGCGAGCGCATCCTGGGCAAGGGGACGGTCATCTGCAAGGATGCCCCTGGCTTCATTGCCAACCGGCTGGGGGTCTACGGGATGAGCCAGGCCATGCGGCTCATGATGGAGGAAGGGCTCACCATCGACGAGGTGGACGCCCTGACCGGGCCCTTGGTGGGAAGGCCCAAGTCGGCCACCTTCCGCACCGGCGATATCTCCGGCCTGGACGTTTTGAAGCTGGTCTCCAGCGAGCTTGCCGAGACCACCGGGGAGGACTTCGCCCTGCCTGCCTGGGTAGAGGACCTGATTGCCCGGGGGCATCTGGGCGAGAAGACCGGGGCAGGCTTTTACAAGAAGGTGGGGAAGGACATTTACACCTACGACTACACCACCGGTGAGTACAGGCCGCAGCAGAAGCTCAGGCTGGATGAAATTGCGGCCATCAAGGACCTGCCTTTGGCCGAGCGCTTGCGGCGGGTGGGCGAGCTGCCCGGCAAGTACGGGGCTTTTGCCAGGAAGCTCTTCCTCACCACCGCCCACTACGCCCTCTCCAAAGCCCAGGAGATTGCCTACGACATCGTCTCGATTGACCGGGCGCTGGAGTGGGGGTTTGCCTGGGAGCAGGGGCCTTTCAAAAACATGGACGCGGTGGGCCTGGACTATTTGCGCCAGGGCTTCGCCGAGCTGGGCCTGGAGGAGCCCGAGCTGCTCAAGAAGGCCCAGGGCAGCTTCTACAAGGATGGGCAGTACCTGGGCTTCGATGGGCAGTACCACCCCATCCCGGCGGAGGAGGGGGTCATCCGCCTGGCCCCGCTGAAGAGCGCGGGCAAGACCCTCCTGGAGGGCAAGGAGTACGCGCTTTTGGACCTCGGGGATGGGGTGGCCCTCTTTGAGAACCGGGCCAAAATGGGCACCTGGGGCGAGGGCTCCATCTCGGGCTTGCACAAGGCGCTGGACTGGGTGGAGAGCAACGGCTACGCGGGCCTGGTGATTGGGCACGAAGACCCCCGCACCTTCTCGGCAGGGGCCAACCTGGCCCTGGTCTTGATGGCCGCCCAGGAGGGGGCCTGGGACGACCTCGAGCTCGCCACACGCCGCTTCCAGCAGACCTCTATGCGCCTCTCCCGCGCACCCTTCCCCATAGTGGCCGCGCCCTTCGGCCTCACCCTGGGCGGGGGGGCCGAGTTCAGCATGCACGCCAGCGCCATTCAGGCCCACGCCGAGCTCTACATGGGTTTGGTCGAGACGGGGGTGGGGCTTTTGCCGGCTGGAGGGGGTACCAAGGAGCTGCTTTTCCGCTTTACCCAGGAGCTATCGGCCTACGGCCCCGAGATCGACCTCTTCGAGGGGGTCCGGCGGGCTTTTCAGATGATCATGCTGGCCCAGACCTCCACCAGCGCCCTGGAGGCCCGCAACATGGGCTTTTTGCGCCAGGGGGACGGCATCAGCATGAACCGCGACCGCCTGATTGCCGATGCCAAGCGGCGGGTGCTCTTCATGGCCCCGGACTACGTGCCGCCTCCTCCAAGGAGGATTCGGGCTTTGGGCAACCAGGCCCTGGGCAATTTGCGCTACGCCCTCTGGCAGTTCCACGAAGCCCGCCAGGCCAGCGAGCACGACGTGTACATCGGCAACCAGGTGGCCTATGTGCTCTGCGGGGGGGACGGCCCACCGCGCGAGGTGAGCGAGCAGGATATTCTCGATCTGGAGCGCGAGGGCTTCTTGAAGCTTTTGGGGACCCGGAAGACCCAGGAGCGCATCGCCCACACCCTCAAGACCGGGAAGCCCCTGCGGAACTAG
- the pfkA gene encoding 6-phosphofructokinase, translating into MKRIAVFTSGGDAPGMNAAIRAVVRNGVAHGLEVIGIRNGYQGMIEGDLVPLGPRDVANTLQRGGTILLTARSKEFMTPEGRAKAAANLKKARIDGLIAIGGNGTYAGAAKLIEEHQIPVVGAPGTIDNDLYGTDYTIGFDTAVNTALEAIDRIRDTAASHSRVFFIEVMGRHAGFIALEVGIAGGAEVVVIPEIPTDAKTCAEVINQSAAKGKRSSIVVVAEGGYPGGAEQLEKDVRQYSGFEGRVSVLGHIQRGGSPTAKDRVLASRLGAAAVEALLMGASGVAVGEVNSEIRLTPFKEAIEQRKEIDRKKFELAKVLAL; encoded by the coding sequence ATGAAGCGAATCGCAGTCTTCACCAGTGGGGGCGACGCCCCAGGCATGAACGCAGCCATCCGGGCTGTGGTGCGCAACGGGGTGGCCCACGGCCTCGAGGTCATCGGCATCCGCAACGGCTACCAGGGCATGATCGAGGGCGACCTGGTGCCCCTGGGTCCGCGCGACGTGGCCAACACCCTGCAGCGCGGGGGCACCATCCTGCTCACGGCCCGTAGCAAAGAGTTCATGACCCCCGAGGGGCGGGCCAAGGCGGCGGCCAACCTCAAGAAGGCCCGCATCGATGGGCTGATTGCCATCGGAGGCAACGGCACCTACGCCGGGGCGGCCAAGCTCATCGAAGAGCACCAGATTCCGGTGGTGGGCGCCCCCGGGACCATCGACAACGACCTTTACGGCACCGACTACACCATCGGCTTCGACACCGCGGTGAACACCGCGCTGGAGGCCATCGACCGCATCCGCGACACCGCCGCCAGCCACTCCCGGGTCTTCTTCATCGAGGTAATGGGCCGCCACGCCGGGTTCATCGCGCTCGAGGTGGGCATCGCCGGTGGGGCCGAGGTCGTCGTAATCCCCGAAATTCCCACCGATGCCAAAACCTGTGCAGAGGTCATCAACCAGTCGGCGGCCAAGGGCAAGCGCTCCTCCATCGTGGTGGTGGCCGAGGGGGGCTATCCCGGAGGAGCAGAGCAGCTCGAGAAGGACGTGCGCCAGTACTCCGGCTTCGAGGGAAGGGTCTCGGTGCTGGGGCACATCCAGCGCGGCGGCAGCCCCACCGCCAAAGACCGGGTGCTGGCCAGCCGGCTGGGGGCTGCGGCGGTGGAGGCCCTTCTCATGGGGGCCAGCGGGGTGGCAGTGGGCGAGGTCAACAGCGAAATCCGCCTCACCCCCTTCAAGGAGGCCATCGAGCAGCGCAAGGAAATCGACCGCAAAAAGTTCGAGCTGGCCAAGGTGCTGGCGCTCTAG
- a CDS encoding helix-turn-helix domain-containing protein gives MAKTKGPTLEALLELLGQRGVYAILRALQNGPLRFGALQQATALPPRSLSLRLKELEELGLIRRTEYPEVPPRVDYALTPRGQSLQPALEALAAWAAQVSAPQ, from the coding sequence ATGGCCAAAACCAAAGGGCCCACCCTGGAGGCCCTGCTGGAACTCTTAGGACAGCGCGGGGTGTACGCAATTCTGCGCGCCCTCCAGAACGGACCTTTGCGTTTCGGGGCCCTGCAGCAGGCCACCGCCCTGCCCCCCCGCAGCCTCTCGCTTAGGCTCAAGGAGCTCGAGGAGCTGGGGCTCATCCGCCGCACCGAGTACCCCGAGGTTCCCCCACGGGTGGACTACGCCCTCACCCCCAGGGGCCAGAGCCTGCAGCCTGCGCTGGAGGCCCTGGCGGCCTGGGCAGCCCAGGTTAGCGCCCCGCAGTGA
- a CDS encoding NUDIX domain-containing protein, giving the protein MEQVYVLPAWAFPPAENRLIPLQATLLERLRREGFFLVRDLAEEDPRYRQLIPYALVRYRGRYLLMRRKGGGESRLRGQYTLGVGGHINPGDGDDPLAEGLRRELWEEVGVGRYQARPVGLIVMSDTPVSRVHAGVAFVVEAGVEPRVREVDKLEGRLVGLPELFSVRGCLEGWSRLLLDWLEANQPL; this is encoded by the coding sequence GTGGAGCAGGTCTACGTCCTTCCGGCCTGGGCCTTTCCCCCAGCAGAAAACAGGCTCATTCCCTTGCAGGCCACCCTTTTGGAGCGGCTGCGGCGCGAGGGGTTTTTCCTGGTGCGGGACCTGGCCGAGGAGGACCCCCGCTACCGCCAGCTCATCCCCTATGCCCTGGTGCGCTATCGGGGGCGCTACCTCCTGATGCGGCGCAAAGGGGGCGGCGAGAGCCGCCTGCGCGGCCAGTACACCCTGGGGGTGGGCGGCCACATCAACCCGGGGGACGGGGACGACCCCCTGGCGGAGGGGCTGCGGCGGGAGCTTTGGGAAGAGGTGGGGGTGGGGCGCTACCAGGCCCGGCCGGTGGGCCTGATTGTGATGTCCGATACCCCGGTGAGCCGGGTGCACGCCGGCGTGGCGTTTGTGGTGGAGGCCGGGGTCGAGCCCAGGGTGCGGGAGGTGGACAAGCTCGAGGGCCGCTTGGTGGGGCTCCCCGAGCTTTTCTCGGTGCGGGGCTGTCTAGAGGGTTGGTCCCGCCTTTTGCTCGACTGGCTCGAGGCGAACCAGCCGCTCTAG
- a CDS encoding metallophosphoesterase yields MRLGIIAEIHANLPALEAALEALRKEGVDQVLAVGDLVGYGPHPRQVIRKLDREGIPCVPGAADLRVAYALPTPPREGIAETTIAWTREQLGPREMQFLRNLRPRHRYETPGGRLMAFHGSPEDPEQKLDLNEAHPQDILRMLERIRSRYAVVAGKHIPFRRVVHKGVVFDPGSVGLSLGGEPGADVLILEDDIRGEVLHRFLKLPYDYGQVAFDLAAWELPEVLAEVVRQGRFPK; encoded by the coding sequence ATGCGCTTGGGCATTATCGCTGAGATTCACGCCAACCTGCCGGCTTTGGAGGCAGCCCTGGAAGCCTTGCGCAAGGAGGGGGTGGACCAGGTGCTGGCGGTGGGGGACCTGGTGGGGTATGGCCCCCATCCCAGGCAGGTAATTCGCAAGCTCGACCGCGAGGGCATTCCCTGCGTACCCGGGGCCGCCGACCTGCGGGTGGCCTACGCCCTTCCCACCCCACCCCGGGAAGGCATTGCCGAGACCACCATCGCCTGGACGCGGGAGCAGCTAGGCCCCCGCGAGATGCAGTTCCTGCGCAACCTGCGCCCCCGGCACCGCTACGAGACCCCTGGGGGGCGGCTTATGGCTTTTCACGGCTCCCCTGAGGACCCCGAGCAAAAGCTCGACCTGAACGAGGCCCACCCCCAGGACATCCTGCGGATGCTCGAGCGCATCCGCTCGCGCTACGCGGTGGTGGCCGGCAAGCACATCCCCTTCCGCCGGGTGGTCCACAAGGGGGTGGTCTTCGACCCGGGCTCGGTGGGCCTCAGCCTGGGCGGCGAGCCCGGGGCCGACGTGCTTATTCTGGAAGACGACATCCGCGGCGAGGTGCTTCACCGCTTTCTCAAGCTGCCCTACGACTACGGCCAGGTGGCCTTCGACCTGGCTGCCTGGGAGCTGCCCGAGGTGCTGGCCGAGGTGGTGCGGCAGGGACGATTCCCCAAGTAA
- the rsmI gene encoding 16S rRNA (cytidine(1402)-2'-O)-methyltransferase yields MRLVLVPTPIGNLEDITLRAIRELKEAEVVACEDTRRTGVLLKHLGISKPLLRLDQHTIGQARKLLQGYGRVAYVTDAGTPGISDPGAELVALALQEGWQLEVLPGPTALIPALVASGLPTARFAFEGFLPQKRSEREARLKQVAEGRTVVLYEAPHRLRATLEDLVQFYGPEHPVAVARELSKAHEEVWRGTLAGALAHFQAPRGEFVLVLGPKAPTPQVPLEAEPLVGALRKKGLEGKALVRALVEAGIPRNQAYALAHQKTEANR; encoded by the coding sequence GTGCGCCTGGTGCTGGTCCCCACCCCCATCGGCAACCTCGAGGACATCACCCTGCGGGCCATTCGCGAGCTCAAAGAGGCTGAGGTGGTGGCCTGCGAGGATACCCGGCGCACCGGGGTTCTGCTGAAGCACCTGGGGATTTCCAAGCCGCTTCTGCGGCTCGACCAGCACACCATAGGCCAGGCCCGAAAGCTCCTGCAGGGCTATGGGCGGGTGGCCTATGTGACCGATGCCGGCACCCCGGGCATCTCCGACCCGGGGGCCGAGCTGGTGGCTTTGGCTCTGCAGGAAGGCTGGCAGCTCGAGGTGCTCCCCGGTCCTACTGCCCTGATTCCGGCCCTGGTGGCCTCGGGTCTCCCCACCGCACGCTTTGCTTTCGAGGGGTTTCTGCCGCAAAAGCGCAGCGAGCGCGAAGCGCGGCTGAAGCAGGTGGCCGAGGGGCGCACCGTGGTGCTCTACGAGGCACCCCACCGCCTGCGGGCCACGCTGGAAGACCTGGTGCAGTTCTACGGGCCCGAGCACCCTGTGGCCGTGGCCCGGGAGCTCTCCAAGGCCCACGAGGAGGTCTGGCGGGGCACCCTGGCCGGCGCGCTGGCCCACTTCCAAGCTCCCCGAGGGGAGTTCGTGCTGGTGCTGGGGCCCAAGGCGCCTACCCCCCAGGTCCCTCTGGAAGCTGAGCCGCTGGTGGGGGCTTTGCGAAAGAAGGGGCTCGAGGGCAAAGCGCTGGTCAGGGCCCTGGTGGAGGCTGGCATCCCCCGCAACCAGGCCTACGCCCTGGCCCACCAAAAAACCGAAGCCAACCGGTAA
- a CDS encoding MFS transporter, translating into MSLLWPRVAIYLNFFVCGLLVAAWVSRIPAIKQALGLGTGELGLILWAAPLGLVLAMPLTGSLIARLGSRPVLAAASLASCLALPPLALAPSEGWLALALFAFGYVNAAMDVSMNAQAVEAERRLARPLMSGFHAFFSLGGVVGAALGGAAAALGLGPLPFFSLVALFSALGLLWGLRHLLEAPPSRQGPRFVWPRGVLLGLGIIAFCTGMGEGAVGDWGAVYMKQVLEASEAVAALAFSAFSLAMVVGRLSGDALVQRLGPVFLARCGGGLAALGFGVVLLANRPGLALLGFGLVGLGYCTLFPLAFSAAGRVPGVEPGVALAAVATLGYLGFLTGPPLIGLVAEFTSLRFSLSLVAGLALVIVALAGLLRR; encoded by the coding sequence ATGAGCCTCCTCTGGCCCCGTGTGGCCATCTACCTGAACTTCTTCGTGTGTGGTTTGCTGGTGGCCGCCTGGGTTTCCCGCATCCCGGCCATCAAGCAGGCGCTGGGCCTTGGTACCGGCGAGCTGGGGCTCATCCTCTGGGCTGCTCCTTTGGGCCTGGTGCTGGCCATGCCGCTTACGGGCAGCCTCATCGCCCGCCTGGGCAGCCGGCCCGTGCTGGCGGCTGCTTCGTTGGCCAGTTGCCTGGCCCTGCCCCCGCTGGCCCTGGCGCCCAGCGAGGGGTGGCTGGCCCTGGCCTTGTTTGCCTTTGGCTACGTCAACGCGGCCATGGATGTCTCCATGAACGCCCAGGCCGTGGAGGCCGAGCGGCGGCTGGCCCGGCCCCTCATGTCCGGTTTCCACGCCTTCTTCAGCCTGGGGGGGGTGGTGGGGGCAGCTCTTGGGGGCGCGGCGGCGGCCCTGGGCCTGGGGCCCCTACCCTTTTTCTCGCTCGTGGCGCTTTTTTCGGCATTGGGTCTGCTCTGGGGGCTGCGCCATCTTCTGGAAGCTCCTCCCAGCCGGCAGGGACCGCGCTTCGTATGGCCCCGGGGGGTGCTCTTGGGGCTGGGTATCATCGCCTTTTGCACCGGGATGGGTGAGGGGGCGGTAGGGGACTGGGGGGCGGTGTACATGAAGCAGGTTCTCGAAGCCAGCGAGGCGGTGGCGGCCCTGGCCTTCTCGGCCTTTTCTCTGGCCATGGTGGTGGGCCGCCTCAGCGGGGATGCTCTCGTCCAGCGCTTGGGGCCTGTTTTTCTAGCGCGGTGTGGGGGGGGGCTGGCAGCCCTGGGCTTTGGGGTGGTGCTGCTGGCCAACCGCCCGGGCCTGGCCCTCCTGGGCTTTGGGCTGGTGGGGCTGGGCTACTGCACCCTTTTTCCCCTGGCCTTCAGCGCGGCAGGGCGGGTACCCGGGGTGGAGCCCGGGGTGGCCCTGGCCGCGGTGGCCACCCTGGGGTATCTGGGTTTTCTCACCGGCCCACCTTTGATTGGGCTGGTGGCCGAGTTCACCTCGCTTAGGTTTTCGCTTTCGCTGGTGGCCGGGCTGGCCCTCGTGATTGTTGCGCTGGCTGGGCTGCTGCGCCGCTAG
- the lnt gene encoding apolipoprotein N-acyltransferase gives MPLGLGVGLALCLPPSPLGFLAPLPLLPLLALGGFRFGFWAGVGFWGVHLVWLPLSFVVLFETPWGAVPYGPLVLAKAAFWGLVFGLSRGRPLARVGLWVVQEYLTSLGPLAFPWGFLGYALVEAPGRMLARWGGVYLLSLGVLMVAWGWLHFGRRWWADRVLFSAPSLGLVGLLLLWAGFWLWPLPQAEGRVGALLVQGNINPLRKLEGFSAESVYLELTREGLRAHPEARVVVWPETAVAQFPPGLFSLLGDRELLSGLETGFANRFVRVAGGQITHFYDKNRLVPFGESFPWSDTLRPLYRFFFRALGFEGELAGRSPGQGYTPLGRYGAFICYESVFPSVARQLVRQGAEVLVLGSNDAWYGPSFGGLQHFQMGRLRAVETGRWLLRAGNDGVTAIVDPLGRVVERIPQRQPGFLGGSFAYLGGATPYVRLGDWAVGLAGLLGVLGLLARRRAGGAYTKVKYGRS, from the coding sequence ATGCCCCTCGGCCTGGGAGTGGGGCTGGCCTTGTGCCTGCCGCCGAGCCCCCTGGGGTTTCTGGCCCCCCTGCCGCTGCTGCCCCTGCTGGCCCTGGGGGGGTTTCGCTTCGGTTTTTGGGCGGGGGTGGGCTTCTGGGGGGTGCACCTGGTCTGGTTGCCCCTGAGCTTTGTGGTGCTCTTCGAAACCCCCTGGGGTGCGGTGCCCTATGGGCCCTTGGTGCTGGCCAAGGCGGCTTTCTGGGGTCTGGTCTTCGGGCTTAGCCGCGGCCGTCCACTGGCCCGGGTCGGGCTTTGGGTGGTGCAGGAGTACCTGACCTCGCTGGGGCCGCTGGCCTTCCCCTGGGGCTTCCTGGGGTACGCCCTGGTGGAGGCGCCCGGGCGGATGCTGGCCCGCTGGGGTGGGGTTTACTTGCTTTCCCTGGGGGTGCTCATGGTGGCGTGGGGCTGGCTCCACTTTGGGCGGCGCTGGTGGGCCGACCGGGTGCTCTTCTCGGCTCCCAGCCTGGGCCTGGTGGGGCTCTTGCTGCTTTGGGCAGGGTTCTGGCTCTGGCCGCTGCCGCAGGCCGAGGGGAGGGTTGGAGCCTTGCTGGTGCAGGGCAACATCAACCCCTTGCGCAAGCTGGAGGGGTTTTCGGCGGAGAGCGTCTACCTCGAGCTCACCCGAGAGGGGCTGCGGGCCCACCCGGAGGCCCGGGTGGTGGTCTGGCCCGAGACCGCGGTGGCGCAGTTCCCGCCAGGGCTCTTTTCCCTGCTGGGGGACCGCGAGCTTCTGAGTGGGCTCGAGACCGGCTTTGCCAACCGCTTTGTTCGGGTGGCCGGGGGACAGATTACCCATTTTTACGATAAGAACCGCCTGGTGCCCTTTGGGGAGAGCTTTCCTTGGTCTGATACCCTGCGCCCCCTCTACCGCTTCTTTTTCCGGGCCTTGGGCTTTGAGGGGGAGTTGGCCGGCCGAAGCCCCGGCCAAGGCTACACGCCTTTGGGGCGCTACGGGGCCTTCATCTGCTACGAGTCGGTCTTCCCTTCGGTGGCCCGGCAGCTCGTGCGGCAGGGGGCCGAGGTGCTGGTGCTGGGTTCCAACGACGCCTGGTACGGCCCGAGCTTTGGGGGGCTGCAGCACTTCCAGATGGGCCGCCTGAGGGCGGTGGAGACCGGGCGGTGGCTGCTCAGGGCCGGCAACGACGGGGTGACCGCTATCGTGGACCCTTTGGGCAGGGTGGTGGAGCGCATCCCCCAGCGGCAGCCCGGCTTCCTCGGCGGCTCCTTTGCCTACCTGGGAGGGGCGACGCCCTATGTGCGCCTTGGGGACTGGGCGGTGGGGCTGGCGGGGCTGCTGGGGGTCCTGGGGCTGCTGGCGCGCCGCCGTGCGGGTGGCGCGTATACTAAGGTGAAGTATGGCCGGTCATAG
- a CDS encoding riboflavin synthase: MFTGIVEQTGQIRQARTQSGNRELYIAPQQMWDDLGVGESIAVSGVCLTVVAFDRVGFTVQLSQETLAKTAPYWQEGAWVNLERALAANGRLGGHLVTGHVDGVGRVLRVEPEDGRYVVWLEAPPHLARYLVPKGSVAVDGVSLTVVDVGGPAGSRPELPSTHFSLWLIPHTLAVTTLGNWQPGRLVNLEADILAKYLERLVRLEPVEQKAGPTL, from the coding sequence GTGTTTACGGGCATTGTGGAGCAGACCGGGCAGATACGCCAGGCCAGAACCCAGAGCGGAAACCGAGAACTCTACATCGCCCCCCAGCAAATGTGGGACGACCTGGGGGTAGGCGAGAGCATCGCGGTGAGCGGGGTCTGCCTGACCGTGGTGGCCTTTGACAGGGTGGGCTTCACGGTCCAGCTCTCGCAGGAGACCCTGGCTAAAACCGCCCCCTACTGGCAGGAGGGGGCCTGGGTAAACCTGGAGCGCGCCCTGGCGGCCAACGGCCGGCTGGGCGGGCACCTGGTGACCGGCCACGTGGACGGGGTGGGGCGGGTGCTCCGGGTAGAGCCCGAGGACGGGCGCTACGTGGTCTGGCTGGAGGCCCCGCCTCATCTAGCCCGCTACCTGGTGCCCAAGGGCAGCGTGGCGGTGGATGGGGTGAGCCTTACGGTGGTGGACGTGGGGGGCCCGGCCGGAAGCCGCCCCGAGCTGCCCTCCACCCACTTCAGCCTCTGGCTCATCCCCCACACCCTGGCGGTGACCACCCTGGGTAACTGGCAGCCCGGGCGCCTGGTCAACCTCGAGGCCGACATCCTGGCCAAGTACCTAGAGCGGCTGGTTCGCCTCGAGCCAGTCGAGCAAAAGGCGGGACCAACCCTCTAG